The window CCCTTCATTGCCTAGAAGACATCAGGTCGGGGCATTGTTAGGCGAAGCGTCCGGCGATGATTACGAGTTATAAATTTTTATTTCTCAGGAGGTAAAATTTTTTCTATTATGGAAAACTATACTTATTTGCTGAGTCTTTGTGTGATTCTAATGTCAACAAAGATTTTCAGCATATTGTCTCGACGTGCCCAGCTTCCTCAAGTTGTCGGCGCATTAATGGCAGGTTTATTTTTCGGGCCTGCTGTACTCGGTGCGATAACGCAAAATTTCTTCAACGTTCAATTTTGTTTGCAGCCTACTCCATTACTTGCACGCATGGCAGAATTAGGCGTAATTGTAATCATGTTCACGGCGGGAATGGAGACAAATTTAGACGAGCTTAAAGCCTCAGGGAAAGCAGGTTTTCTCGTAGCATTGACGGGCGTTATTATACCTCTCGGAATGGGAGCAGCTTTAATGTACTTGTTCGATAAGAGCACATCGTTTGAGTCTGCAATTTTCATCGGGGCTGTATTAACTGCAACATCAGTATCAATCACAGTTGAGACTCTAAAAGAATTAGGCAAGATGTCAACTAAAGTCGGCAACACGATTTTAGCAGCGGCGTTGATAGACGATATTTTGGGCTTGATATGCTTGACGATTGTTACAGGAATGGGCGGCGAAGAAGAGACAAATTTAATGCTGGTGTTCGTAAAAATTGCTGGATTCTTTTTGTTTGTCGGTGTGGCAGGATTTATTTACAATTTATATATGAAATGGTCCGACAGAGTCCAGAAAGAAAGAAATTTACGGCGTTATCCTGTATTAGGCTTTGCATTCTGCTTATTTATGGCGTGGGCGGCTGAAAGTCTCTTCGGTGTAGCTGACATAATCGGAGCATTTGCAGCAGGTATGATTATAGCGTTATCTCCAAAAGGTCAATATGTAGCAAGTAAATTCGACACAGTTTCATATTTATTATTGACTCCGATATTTTTTGCTAATATTGGACTTGAAGTCGTCTTGCCGAGCATGTCATTTGAGTTAGTAGCTTTCACTGCTGCATTAATAGTTGTTGCTATCGTGTCAAAATTATTCGGCTGCGGATTTGGCGCAAGAGTCTGCGGGTTCGATAATAGACAAAGTTATCAAATAGGACTCGGCATGG is drawn from Synergistaceae bacterium and contains these coding sequences:
- a CDS encoding cation:proton antiporter; this encodes MENYTYLLSLCVILMSTKIFSILSRRAQLPQVVGALMAGLFFGPAVLGAITQNFFNVQFCLQPTPLLARMAELGVIVIMFTAGMETNLDELKASGKAGFLVALTGVIIPLGMGAALMYLFDKSTSFESAIFIGAVLTATSVSITVETLKELGKMSTKVGNTILAAALIDDILGLICLTIVTGMGGEEETNLMLVFVKIAGFFLFVGVAGFIYNLYMKWSDRVQKERNLRRYPVLGFAFCLFMAWAAESLFGVADIIGAFAAGMIIALSPKGQYVASKFDTVSYLLLTPIFFANIGLEVVLPSMSFELVAFTAALIVVAIVSKLFGCGFGARVCGFDNRQSYQIGLGMVCRGEVSLIVMKKGMSMHFIADEYLGPIIIMIIVCTIITPILLKWAFEGQRDVIGDTVFEDAFMTMDQADEMTDDLFQRKLHLSSRTHE